The following are encoded together in the Pectinophora gossypiella chromosome 14, ilPecGoss1.1, whole genome shotgun sequence genome:
- the LOC126372812 gene encoding uncharacterized protein LOC126372812 isoform X2, whose amino-acid sequence MSNYEYSSDSDSQLPLAPTPAPKVLKKKPASKRKPAESTPTPTSSKKKSRSSANDEAGATATYSSSTGPGGLFGFETGATSGTSKSAVLQTYLTSRVPNGRVRRELVNQSGEYYIEFRVYNTEKAVASKPDQRWKEAEVTLKVKLDRGTPQWEKIQSFMQRIHNLFEDCEPVFISE is encoded by the exons at GTCTAACTACGAATATTCATCCGATTCGGACTCCCAACTGCCGCTGGCGCCTACGCCTGCGCCGAAAGTGTTGAAAAAGAAGCCTGCGAGCAAGAGGAAGCCGGCGGAGTCGACCCCAACGCCTACTAG ttctaaaaagaaGTCGCGGTCGAGTGCCAACGACGAGGCAGGCGCGACCGCAACGTATTCATCGAG TACTGGCCCTGGAGGACTCTTCGGGTTTGAGACGGGAGCAACTTCGGGGACGTCGAAGTCTGCAGTGCTGCAGACTTATTTGACCAGCCGCGTCCCCAACGGTCGAGTGCGCCGGGAGCTCGTCAACCAGTCTGGCGAGTACTATATAGAGTTCCGGGTGTATAACACCGAGAAAGCTGTTGCCTCTAAACCAGATCAGCGGTGGAAAGAGGCTGAAGTTACTCTTAAAGTAAAGTTAGATCGGGGGACTCCGCAGTGGGAGAAAATACAATCGTTTATGCAGcggattcataatttatttgaagattGTGAGCCCGTCTTCATAAGcgaatag
- the LOC126372812 gene encoding uncharacterized protein LOC126372812 isoform X1, with translation MYCVGVFYIINLHNILNTIYLTDFLIFRSNYEYSSDSDSQLPLAPTPAPKVLKKKPASKRKPAESTPTPTSSKKKSRSSANDEAGATATYSSSTGPGGLFGFETGATSGTSKSAVLQTYLTSRVPNGRVRRELVNQSGEYYIEFRVYNTEKAVASKPDQRWKEAEVTLKVKLDRGTPQWEKIQSFMQRIHNLFEDCEPVFISE, from the exons ATGTATTGTGTTggagttttttacataataaatttacacaacATTTTAAATACCATATACCTAACCGATTTCTTAATTTTCAGGTCTAACTACGAATATTCATCCGATTCGGACTCCCAACTGCCGCTGGCGCCTACGCCTGCGCCGAAAGTGTTGAAAAAGAAGCCTGCGAGCAAGAGGAAGCCGGCGGAGTCGACCCCAACGCCTACTAG ttctaaaaagaaGTCGCGGTCGAGTGCCAACGACGAGGCAGGCGCGACCGCAACGTATTCATCGAG TACTGGCCCTGGAGGACTCTTCGGGTTTGAGACGGGAGCAACTTCGGGGACGTCGAAGTCTGCAGTGCTGCAGACTTATTTGACCAGCCGCGTCCCCAACGGTCGAGTGCGCCGGGAGCTCGTCAACCAGTCTGGCGAGTACTATATAGAGTTCCGGGTGTATAACACCGAGAAAGCTGTTGCCTCTAAACCAGATCAGCGGTGGAAAGAGGCTGAAGTTACTCTTAAAGTAAAGTTAGATCGGGGGACTCCGCAGTGGGAGAAAATACAATCGTTTATGCAGcggattcataatttatttgaagattGTGAGCCCGTCTTCATAAGcgaatag